GTCCAGCGAAAAGTGACAGCCTAAGCCTTTGAGCTCATTAATAAATCTGATTGCGCTGCCCAAATTGGAAATTGCACTGGTTTCCGTGATTTCAAAACAAATCATTTCAGGCGGGATCGAATAAGTAACGAATTGTTCACGCAAGAAGTCCAGAAACGCCTCATCCCCAATGGTCGTGCCTGACAGATTGATCGCACACATGGCCAACGGCTCTTTGTGTTTCTCGTCGCGGCATTGAGCAATGATCTTGAAAACATTCTGCACAACCCAGCGATCAAGCGAGGTCATCAGGCCATAACGCTCGGCCGCCGGAATAAAGCTGTCGGGCAAGATCATGCGCCCTGCTTCGTCGTGCAGGCGCAGGAGTATTTCGATATGCCCGCTGCCCGGATCGGTATGGCCCAGGGGTGCGATTTCCTGGGCGTACAGACAAAAACGGTCTTCTTCCAGCGCCATGTGCAAGCGTTGCACCCAGGCCATTTCACCGAAGCGCAAGGACAGTTCCGAATCGTCGGGATGATAGACCTGAACACGGTTGCGACCTTTTTCCTTGGCCATGTAGCAGGCCATGTCGGCAGCGCGCAACGAGGCTTCGAGGGTGGTCGGATTATGGGCGACGTGCACCAGCCCGATACTGACGGTCGTCACGAAAGGTCGTCCTTTCCAGACAAAATGCAGGTTTTGCACGGTTTGGCGCAAGCTCTCGGCAATTTTCTCAGCGGAATCAACGGTGCAGTTTTCCAGCAGGATGCCGAACTCGTCGCCGCCGAGCCGGGCCAAGGTATCGCTCTCACGCAAACCGGATTGCAACAGCGCGCAGATGTGCCGCAGTAATTCGTCACCCGCCGCATGGCCGCAGGTATCGTTGACCAGTTTGAACTGATCAAGATCGAGGAACATCAAGGCATGTCGCCCCGACTGCCGCGTCAGGGTATGCAGCGCCTGCTCCAGGCGATATTCGAACTCGCGGCGATTGGCGAGCCCGGTCAGCGCGTCATGGGTAGCCTGCCAGGACAGATTGGCAATGTATTGCCGCTCCTGAGTCATGTCGTGCAACACCAGTACGGCACCGCTGACTTTGCCAGCGTTGCGGATCGGCGCGCCGACCAGCGTTACCGAAACGGTGCTGCCGTCCACCCGTTGAATCAGTTTTGAATGCTCACTGCCACCGCTGAGCTGACCACTCAGAATGCGCTCGATCAAGGTAAAACCATCGGACTGAGCGTTCTCGTCCAGCAAATTGAACAACGCTGCCAGCGGCAATCCCGCCGCGTGCTCGGCTTTCCAGTGGGTCAATGCTTCAGCCGCCGGATTCATGTAGGCGATGGCGCCTTCGACATCCGTAGTGATCACCCCGTCGCCAATCGATTGCAGGGTGATCTGCGCCCGGTCTTTCTCCAACTGCAAGGCGTCGGCGAAGGCATGGCGTTGTTTAAGCAGTTTATGGGTGCGCATCAGGGCCAATGCGATCAAGCCCAGGGCCGTGGCGATGTTCGTCACCAGCAGTAGGCGAAGAATGACCCGCGAGCCCTCGCCCAGGGCATCACTGAAGGCTTTCGCTGCGGGAGTCACCTCATCATTGATCGCAAAAATCTGTGATTTCCAGCGCTGGATATCGGCGTCGGAAGCCGGAGTCGCGGTGATGTGCTGATGCATGTCCTGCGCAACGTCATCGAGCTTGACCAGATAGGCGTCACCCACCGTCCAGAGATCGATGGCTTTTTCGAGGTAACTGAAGTGGCGGAAATTGAGGTACAGCCAGATCAGGCTGGAAACGTCATCCGGATGGTTACCGCCCTTGAGAATCGCCAGCCGTGCGGCCTCGATATTCGGCGGTTGATGATCGAGTGCCACACGCAACTCGTGGCCGCCCTGAGGCACGGCGATCGCCGCCTGGTACTTCTGAAAAATCGCTTCGTCGCGGTTGTCCGCGTAAAGGTTGAGGTAATAGATGGCGTCTTTCTGGCCCTTGGACCAGAGGCTTTCGCCGGCGACATAGCCGCGAACCGCCGACAGTACGTAGAGGCTGACTCCACCCAACAGGGCCTGAAACACCACAACGGCGATAAATGGCCAGACTATGCCCAATAGCCGAGGCGTTCCGAGTGTCCGCGTTTGATTCATGAGGTCCCTTGCATTAGCACTACTTGATCGTCTTCCGGACGAAATCGCTACAGCTAGACTAGGAGGCGTTCGCATTCCCGGCAAGTGTCAAGCCTGCGCCATTCAGGCACAGCATACTGGAGGTGAACCAGAAACAAACGCTTACAGACATCAGTGCTGTTGTAAATGCCCATACAACTTGGCGTACAAACCACCATCGGCAATCAACTGCTGATGGTCGCCGTCCTCGGCAATTTGCCCGCCGTCGAACACCAGCACCCGGTCGGCCTGTTTCACGGCCGAAAGTCGGTGGGCAATGATCAATGTAGTGCGATTGCTCAGGAACCGCGCCATTGCCTGATGCAGGTTGTATTCGGTGGCGGCGTCGAGCGCCGAGGTGGCTTCATCGAGAATCACCACTTTCGGTTCCGCCAGGACCATTCGCGCAATCGCCAGGCGTTGCCGCTGCCCGCCGGACAGGCGCACGCCGGAACGCCCGACGATACTGTCCAGACCATTGGGCAACTCGCGAATCGTGGCGTGCAGTTGCGCGATTTCCAGCGCCTGCCAGCAAGCCTCGTCGCTGCGTTCGCGGCCCATGGTCAAGTTGGCGCGCACGGTGTCGTTGAACAACGCCGGATGTTGCAGAACCACGGCGACGTTTTCCCGCACGGTTTCCAGGCCGATCTCTTGTTGGGTCGAACCACCAAAACGGATGGTTCCGGCCAGCGGCGTGTACAGGCCCAGCAGCAATTGCACCAGCGTGCTCTTGCCGCCGCCGCTGGCTCCGACGATCGCGACTTTTTCACCGGGGGCGATGGACAGGTTCATCTGGTTCAACACCAGTTCGTCGCCGTAGCCGAAACTCAGGCCCTGAACCTCGATACCCACGGTCTCGCGACCGTTGAACGGGTCGACGCCTTTCGGGTATTGCGGCTCATCAGCGCGGGACAACAACTCGTTGATTCGCGACAGCGCACCACCGGCGGCGTAATAGGCGTACTGCAAGTTCAGCAATTGCTCCACCGGACCGATCATGAACCACAGGTAGCTGAACACCGCGAGCATCTGGCCGATGGACAGGTCGGAAAACAGCACCGTGAGCATCGCGGCGGCGCGGAAAATATCAATGCCGAACTGGAACAGCAAACCGCTGGCCCGGTTCGAGGCGTCGGTTTTCCATTGCGAATTCACCGCGTAATCCCGCACTTCCTTGGCGCGCAGGCCCAAACGGCCGAGGAAAAACCCCTGACGGTTGCCGGCGCGAACCTCCTGGATGGCATCCAGGGTTTCGGTCAACGCCTGGGTGAACCGTGAAGTGCTGTCGTTCTCGAGTTTCTTCAGGTGCTTGACCCGCTTGCCCAACTGCACCGTGGCGTAGATCACCAGCGGGTTGAACAGCAGAATCAGGAGCGCCAGCTTCCAATGCATCCACATCAGAATGCCCGCCGTGCCGACGAGCGTCAGCATGGCGACGAGGAAACGGCTGAGAGTTTCGCCGACGAATTTATCCAGGGTGTCGAGGTCGGTCACCAAATGCGTGGTCACCGTGCCGCTGCCCAGGCTTTCGTATTCACCCAGAGAAATGCGTTTGAGCCGTTCGATCAGGCGGATGCGAATGCGATACACGATGTCCTTGGCCAGCCCCGCGAACAATCGCGCCTGCACGACGTTGAACAGCAATGCGGCACAGCGTAGGGCCAGGGTTACCAGCAGCATCAGGCCGATGTAGCCTGCAGCTTTTTGCCAGACCGCCGGCAGCGCGTGGTTCATGACTTTCAGTGCAGCGTCGCCATGGCCCAGCAGCACCTCGTCCACCAGCAACGGCAACAGCAACGGAATGGGTACGCTGCACAGGGTCGCCAGTACGGCAACGCCATTGGCGATCCACAGGGATTTCTTGTGATGAAGGGCAAGACGACGGATTTCTGCCCAGCTTAATCGGTCGACACGTTTAACAACCGGAGTGTCGTCGGGCAGATCATGCACAGGCAGCGCGCTCCAGCCAGCGACTGAGCAGCGGTGACAGCACACTGAACGGTTGATAGCCATTGGTCAGCAGCGCCAATTGACCATCTCGCTCAGCCAACAAGGTAGGGAAACCGGCAATGCCCAGGTCCTGTACCCAGGTAAAATCAGCATTCGTCGCGGCGTGTGTATCGGCGCGATCGAAGGCAGCGGCGAACTCGATGCGCGGCAGGCCCGCGCGCTCCGCCAACTCAACCAGTACGCTGGCGTGGGTCACGTCGCGCCCTTCGGCATAAAACGCACTCTGAATCAGCCCGAGCAGTTTCCACGCACAATCCGGCGCCAGGCCGCGTGCCGTCACCAGCGCGCGGCAGGCGGGTTCGGTGTCGTAGACGAATCCATCAGGCAAGGCGCCTTCGCGTTTGAACGGCTGGCCGGTGGCCTCGTTGACCGCTTGCCAGTGCTCAAGGATGTAGCGCCGGGTGGTCGGTTCAAGCGCCGAACCGCTGCCGGTGCGCAAGCCGCCCACCACCAGATGTACATCCACGCCCGCGGCCGCTGCCTGCTCGACCAATGCGTTTGCAACCGGGGCAAAGCCCCAGCACCAGGAGCACATCGGATCCATCACATAGAGCAGGCGGCACGCAGACATGGTTCAGGCCTCGGAGGATGCTTGCTTGTAGTTGTAGCCGATCGGGTGCGGCATGTTGCGAGCCTTGGCCAGTTCGATCTGCTTTTGCCGATCGATGGCGCTGCGACGGGTTTTCTCGCTCAGTTTGTCCCAGCAATGCGGGCAACTGATACCGGCTACGTAATGTTCGGATGCACGGTCTTCGACGCTGACCGGCGTGCGACAAGCGTGACATTGATCGTAATCGCCTTCGCTCAGGTCGTGGCGGACCGTCACGCGGTTATCGAACACGAAGCAGTCACCCTGCCATTTGGTTTCTTCCTGCGGCACCTCTTCGAGGTACTTCAGAATGCCGCCCTTGAGGTGATAGACCTCATCGAAGCCTTCGCTGAGCATGTAGCTCGAAGCCTTTTCGCAACGAATGCCGCCGGTGCAGAACATCGCGACTTTCTTGTGCACGGTCGGGTCGAAGTTGGCTTTGATGTAGTCGGGAAATTCACGAAAACTGGTGGTTTTCGGATCGATCGCGCCTTCGAAGGTGCCAATCGACACCTCATAGTCGTTGCGGGTGTCGATCAGCAGCACTTCCGGATCGCTGATCAGCGCGTTCCAGTCCTGCGGATCCACGTAGGTGCCGACCTTTTTGTTCGGGTCCACGCCATCAACGCCAAGGGTGACGATTTCTTTCTTGAGTTTGACTTTGGTGCGGTAGAACGGCTGCTCGTCGCAGTACGACTCCTTATGATCGATGTCGTCCATGCGCGGATCGTTCTTCAGCCAGGCCATCAGCCCGTCGATGCCTTCACGGCTGCCGGACACGGTGCCGTTGATGCCCTCTTCGGCGATCAGCAGCGTGCCTTTGATGCCGTTGTCGACCATGGCCTGGAGCAGTGGCTCGCGCAGGTCAACGTAATCTTCCAGGGTGACGAACTTATACAGTGCCGCCACGACAATCTGTTGTGTCATGGGTAAATCTCCAGGTGGCTACCCTCGTAAGGGGTGAACCGGATGCGAAAAAAAACGCGCCGGGTGAGCGGCGCGTCGCGGATTCTAACAAAAAAGCCAACCCTGTAGGAGCCGGCTTGCTGGCGATGGTGTGTCAGTGGACTGCAATGTAGCTGACACTCCATCGCCAGCAAGCCGGCTCCTACAGGTGAGCGTGCAGCTTATTAATGCTTGCTGCCGCCCGCACAGGTCGGCGAGGCCGGGGCCGCTTCGATCTGCGCCCATTCCTGCGGCGTATAAGTATGCAGCGCCAACGCATGAAACTCGCCCATCAGCTCGCCGAGCGTGCCGTAGACTTTCTGGTGGCGCTTGACCCGGTTCAGGCCTTCGAACTGCTCACTGACCACCACAGCCTTGTAGTGGGTCTGCAACCCGCGGCTGTGCATGTGGCTTTCATCCAGCACCTGCAGATGCTGGGGCTGAAGCAAGCCCAGCGTCGATTCGATGCGTTGCTGCATGGTCATACCGAACTCCGCTTAAGGCTTTTTCTTGGCTGCTGCGGCGGCGCCTTTCGGATCCAGCTCAGCAGTCATGTCAGCCAGCAATTTGTTGACAACAGGCACCGCGCTTTCCAGCTTGGCTTGCGTCATCTGGGCCGATTGCTGGGTCAGCTGCGGCATTTTTTCCAGGACTTTCTTGCCCAGTGGCGACTGGTAGAACGCAACCAGGTCCTTGAGCTCGGATTCGGTGAAATTGGTGGTGTAGAGCTTGACCATGTCCGGTTTCAGCTTGTTCCAGCCAATGGCCTGGTCCAGAGCGGCGTTGGCCTTGGCCTGGTAGGTTTCCAGTACGGCTTTCTTCGATTCCGGGGCTTTGGTTTGCTGGAAGCGCTGAGCGAACATCTGCTGCACTTGCATGTACACCGGGGTGCCCAATTTGTCAGCATGTGCCAGGGTCAGGAAAGCTTCGGCACTGGCGTTGTGGCTGGCGGTATCGGCAAAAACCTGGCCGCTGGCGCAAACCAGTGCAACCGCGGTACAGATGGCACGAAGACGAGTCATCGAGTTTCCTTTTCTAGCAGGCGAGGTAAAACCCCAAGGACGTCCATTCTGCGCCTAAAAAAGTGTGTCGCTCAACCCCAAGCCTTGTCGCGCCTGATTTAGAGGGGTTGAATGGACGCAATTGAGACTGATGGAACCACGGCCGGCGATCACGGCCTAAACTGCGCAATCAGACCAACAGGAGTGTGCACGATGAGCCGTATCGAAACCGACAGCCTCGGCCAGGTTGAAGTCCCGGATGAAGCCTACTGGGGCGCTCAGACGCAACGCTCGCTGATTAACTTCGCCATTGGCAGCGAACGCATGCCGCTGGCGGTGCTGCACGGCCTGGCGCTGATCAAGAAAGCCGCGGCACGGGTCAACGACCGTAACGGCGACCTGCCCGCCGACATCGCCCGGTTGATCGAGCAAGCGGCTGATGAAGTGCTCGACGGCCAACATGACGATCAGTTTCCGCTGGTGGTCTGGCAAACCGGCAGCGGCACCCAGAGCAACATGAACGTCAACGAAGTGATCGCCGGGCGCGCCAACGAACTGGCCGGCAACCCCCGCGGCGGCAAGTCTCCGGTCCACCCTAACGATCACGTCAATCGCTCACAGAGCTCCAACGATTGCTTCCCCACCGCCATGCACATCGCCACGGTGCAGGCCGTGCAACACCATTTGCTGCCGGCAATCAGTGAATTGTCTGGTGGGTTGGCCGAGCTTTCGGCGCGACACATGAAACTGGTCAAGACCGGTCGCACGCACATGATGGACGCGACACCGATCACGTTCGGCCAGGAAGTTTCGGCGTTCATAGCGCAACTGGATTACGCCGAACGGGCGATTCGCAGCGCTCTACCAGCAGTTTGTGAACTGGCCCAGGGTGGCACTGCTGTCGGCACGGGGCTCAATTCGCCCCACGGCTTCGGTGAAGCCATCGCCGCCGAACTGGCCGCGCTTTCCGGCTTGCCGTTCATCACCGCCCCCAACAAATTCGCCGCCCTCGCCGGGCACGAGCCACTGACGACGCTGTCTGGCGCACTGAAGACCCTGGTCGTGACGCTGATGAAAATCGCCAATGACTTGCGCTTGCTGGGCTCCGGTCCCCGCGCCGGTTTCGCCGAGGTGAAGCTGCCGGCCAACGAACCGGGCAGCTCGATCATGCCAGGCAAGGTCAACCCGACCCAATGCGAAGCGCTGTCGATGCTGGCCTGTCAGGTGTTGGGCAACGACGTCGCCATCGGTTTCGCCGCGAGCCAGGGTCACTTGCAATTGAACGTGTTCAAACCAGTGATCATCCACAACCTGCTGCAGTCGATCCGCCTGCTGGCCGATGGCTGCAGCAACTTCCAGCAGCATTGCATTGCCGGCCTGGAACCGGATGCAGGGAAAATGGCTGAACACCTTGAGCAAGGATTGATGCTGGTGACAGCGCTGAACCCGCACATCGGCTATGACAAATCGGCGGAGATTGCCAAGAAGGCCTACGCCGAAGGGCTGACCCTGCGTGAAGCTGCGCTTGAGTTGGGGTATCTGACTGACGAAGAGTTTGATGCGTGGGTGCGGCCGGAGAATATGCTGGAGGCCGGCGCCAAGGGCTGAGATTTGTAGCTTCTGTTATGCCGCCATCGCGAGCAGGCTCACTCCCACATTCGACCGCATACGGTTCAATGTGGGAGTGAGCCTGCTCGCGATGGCAGCGCTGAAGATCTTCAGCCGATCGCCATTCTGGCCTTCCGCGCCTTGAGCCCGGCAATCAACGAAGGCCCCAACGCCACCAGCGCCGACCCCAACACCACCAATATCGCCCCGCCATACCCCAGGCCATTGATGGTCTCGGCATGCACATATTCCGGCCACCACCAGGCGGCCAAGGCAACGGCGCCGAACGTCACCAACGGCGTGATCGCCAGCGTCGCACTCACCCGCGACGCTTCCCAATGGGCCAGCGCCTCGGCAAACGCGCCATAGGCAATCAGAGTGTTCATGCAGCACGCCAGCAACAGCCAGCCTTGCAAAGGATTCAATTGCAGCGCTTCCAGCGGGTGCACCCACGGTGTCAGCAACAACCCACAGAACAGGTAGATCACCATCATCACCTGCAACGAATTCCACACCGTCAGCAGTTGCTTCTGCCCCAACGCATAAAAGGTCCAGACCGTGGATGCCAACAACACCAGCAGTACGCCGGCGGTGTAGTCGCTCAGCGAGGTCAGCAGTTCACTCAGGCGTTGATTGAAAAATAGGGCGAATCCGACCAACAGCACCAACAGACCAATGCCCTGCCCCAGACTGAAGCGTTCCTTGAACACAAAGACACTGGCGATCAGCAACATGATCGGCCCCATCTGCACCACCAGTTGAGCGGTGCCGGGACTGAGCAGGTTGAGGCCCATCAGATACAGCACGTAGTTGCCCACCAGTCCGAGCACCGCCATCAGCACCAGCCAGCCTCCGCGCGGACCGAGCACTTGGCGACTGGGCAGGCGTTTGGTCGCCGCCAGATAAATGAACAGACAGCCACCAGAGACCATCAGGCGAAACCAGGTCACCGTGACCGGGTCCATCACCAGCAACACCTGCTTGAGTTTGATCGGCAGAATTCCCCACAACAACGCGGTCAACAACGCCAGCAACAGACCGTACACCCAGCGACCCGACGAAACGTGCATGTGAACCCCAAAAGCCAACGTTCAAGAACCGCCATTCTAGGCGCACCACCTTGAAGCACACAGGGACAGTTAGCGTCAGGACGCGAATGAAACTGTGCAGGTCGCACCATTAATTTGGCGAATTGCCGTCGATCGGATGGCAAGGCACGGTAAGTGGTTCATGGATAAGCTGATTGGATCCACAAATAAGAACATCCATCAGGAGATCTCCATGTTCGGCATGCGCGCACAGGACAGCGGCCCCGCCACGCACTTTCGCAGTGACCGGTTATGTCGGGTGAATGGAATGCTGTACTTCATTACACGGGAAAATACCCATGAAGGGCCGTTCCAGAGTCGGGATGAGGCGTTGCGGGAGATTCAGGCGTATATCGAGCGGGTGCAGGTTTTGCAGTTGAGCCAGTAAACCGAGGCGCCTGCATCGCGGGCAAGCCCGCTCCCACAGTGTCTGGCGATGCTCACATAAATTGCGAACGCCACCAAACCTGTAGGAGCGGGCTTGCCCGCGATAGCTATCTAACAATCAATACAAAATTCAGGGTGTTTAGCGAACAGCCTCAAACAACCCGGTAGCCCCCATCCCGCCCCCCACGCACATGGTGACGATGCCATAACGCAAATCACGTCGCTGCAACTCACGCACGAGATGCCCGACCTGACGCGAACCGGTCATGCCGAACGGGTGACCGATGGAAATCGAACCGCCATTGACGTTGTACTTGGCGTTATCGATTTCCAGTCGATTACGCGCGTACAGGCACTGCGAGGCGAAGGCTTCGTTGAGCTCCCACAAATCGATATCGGCCACCTGCAAGCCCTTGGCCTTGAGCAACTTTGGCACCGAGAATACCGGGCCGATGCCCATCTCGTCGGGCTCACAACCGGCCACGGTGAAACCACGGAAGAACGCCTTGGGCTTAAGCCCCAGTTCCAGCGCTTTTTCCAGGCTCATCACCAGCGTCATCGAGGCGCCATCGGACAGCTGCGAAGAATTGCCCGCCGTCACCGAGCCATCTTCGGCAAACACCGGTTTCAACCCGGCCAGGCTTTCCAGCGTAGTGTCCGGACGGTTGCAGTCGTCACGATCAACGACGCAGTCGAGAATCTGCACCTGGCCGGTGGCCTTGTCTTCAACACGGTACTTCACGGCCATCGGCACGATTTCGTCGTCAAACAGCCCGGCGGCCTGCGCCTGGGCGGTGCGTTGCTGACTTTGCAGGGCGTACAGATCCTGCTCTTCGCGGCTGACGTTGTAACGGCGAGCGACGATTTCGGCGGTCTGGCCCATCGGGAAGTAAATGCCCGGTACCTGCTCCTTGAGCAGCGGGTTGATCAGGTTGTCGGTGTTGACACTCTTCATGGTCAGGCTGATCGACTCGACGCCACCGGCGACGATGATGTCGCTGCAACCCGAGGCGATCTGGTTGGCAGCAATGGCAATCGCCTGTAAGCCGGACGAACAGAACCGATTGAGGGTCATCCCCGCAGTGCCGGTGCCCAGTCGCGACAGCACCGCGACATTGCGACCGATGTTGTAGCCCTGTGCGCCCTCATTGGAGCCGGCACCGACGATGCAGTCCTCGACGCTGGCCGGGTCAATACCAGAGCGTTCCAACAAGGCGTTGACGCAATGAGCCGCCATGTCGTCCGGACGGGTCATGTTGAATTTGCCGCGAAAGGATTTGGCCAGGCCGGTCCGCACGCTGTCGACGATCACCACTTCACGCATGGCATACCTCATTGTTGTTGTAGGTTGAGAGTGGATTGAGCATATGCCCACCCCGTCACCGACCGCGACAATCATTCATCCCGCGTATGCGCAGCCATCGGCTCACTTCTTGTGTTTGCGCGCCTGCTTGTCGGACTTTTCGAACGCCTTTTCAATGGCCAGGTTGATGGTGCGCAATACCTTCACCCGCGCCCAGCGTTTGTCATTGGCCTCTACCAGGGTCCACTGCGAAATCTCGGTGCTGGTGCGGTCAACCATGTCGCCGATGGCGGCGCGATAGGCATCCCATTTATCGCGATTACGCCAGTCGTCTTCGGTGATTTTGAAACGCTTGAACGGAATGTTTTCGCGCGCCTGGAATCGCTCCAGTTGCGTCTGTTTGTCGATGGCCAGCCAGAACTTGACCACGATCACCCCGGCATCGGTGACCTGCTCTTCAAAGTCGTTTATTTCACTGTAGGCCCGCAACCAGTCCGCCGGGCTGCAAAAGCCTTCAATGCGCTCCACCAGCACCCGGCCATACCAGGAGCGATCAAACACCGTAAACTTTCCGCGCGCGGGAAGATGGCGCCAGAAACGCCAGAGATACGGCTGTGCCCGCTCCTCTTCTGTCGGTGCGGCAATCGGCACGATGTTGTATTGACGCGGGTCCAGTGCCGCGGCGACCCGACGAATCGCCCCACCCTTGCCCGCCGCGTCGTTGCCTTCGAACACCGCCACCAGCGCGTGGCGCCGCATGCGCTTGTCGCGCAGCAGCCCGGAAAGCCGTGCCTGTTCGCTAATCAGTTGTTCTTCGTAATCGTCCTTGGTCAGGCGCAAGTTCAAGTCGAGGCTATCGAGCAGATTGACCTGATCGACACTGGGAAAAACCGGCGCAGCGCTGACTTTTTCTGGATGAATTTGCGGTCGTTTCAGTGCGGTTTGCAGGCCCTCGAGCAAAATCTTGCCCACCGCCAGGCTTCGATAACGCGGATCCATTCCGGCGATCACGTGCCACGGCGCGTAGTCTCGGCTGGTACGACGCAGAACCCGTTCGCCGAACTTCACAAAGCGGTCGTAGGTTTGCGATTGCTGCCAGTCCAGCGGGCTGATGCGCCAGCTGTGCAACGGGTCGTCAGCCAACGCCTTGAGGCGCGCCTTCATTTGTTTCTTTGAAAGGTGAAACCAGAACTTGAAGATCAGCGCGCCTTCATCGCAGAGCATTTTTTCCAGGCGTTCAGCGCCATTGATACTTTGATCGAGCCGCGGATCCTTGAACTCGCCATGGACCCGCGCCTGAAGCATCTGGCTGTACCAGTTGCCAAAGAAAACCCCCATGCGCCCCTTGGCCGGGAGCATCCGCCAATAGCGCCAGGCCGGCGGTCGCGCCAGTTCTTCGTCGGTTTGCTGATCGAAAGTACGGACCTCGATCAAGCGCGGATCCATCCATTCGTTGAGCAACTTGACCGTCTCGCCCTTGCCGGCGCCTTCAATGCCGTTGATCAAAATGATCACCGGAAAACGCTTTTGCTGCTGAAGTTCGAACTGCGCTTCAAGCAAGGCTTCACGCAGGGCTGGCACTTCGGCGTCGTAGGTTTCTTTGTCGATGGCGTGATCGATTTCGGCAGATTCGAACATGAATGACTCCCTTTCAGATGTG
The Pseudomonas sp. MYb327 DNA segment above includes these coding regions:
- a CDS encoding EAL domain-containing protein, with protein sequence MNQTRTLGTPRLLGIVWPFIAVVVFQALLGGVSLYVLSAVRGYVAGESLWSKGQKDAIYYLNLYADNRDEAIFQKYQAAIAVPQGGHELRVALDHQPPNIEAARLAILKGGNHPDDVSSLIWLYLNFRHFSYLEKAIDLWTVGDAYLVKLDDVAQDMHQHITATPASDADIQRWKSQIFAINDEVTPAAKAFSDALGEGSRVILRLLLVTNIATALGLIALALMRTHKLLKQRHAFADALQLEKDRAQITLQSIGDGVITTDVEGAIAYMNPAAEALTHWKAEHAAGLPLAALFNLLDENAQSDGFTLIERILSGQLSGGSEHSKLIQRVDGSTVSVTLVGAPIRNAGKVSGAVLVLHDMTQERQYIANLSWQATHDALTGLANRREFEYRLEQALHTLTRQSGRHALMFLDLDQFKLVNDTCGHAAGDELLRHICALLQSGLRESDTLARLGGDEFGILLENCTVDSAEKIAESLRQTVQNLHFVWKGRPFVTTVSIGLVHVAHNPTTLEASLRAADMACYMAKEKGRNRVQVYHPDDSELSLRFGEMAWVQRLHMALEEDRFCLYAQEIAPLGHTDPGSGHIEILLRLHDEAGRMILPDSFIPAAERYGLMTSLDRWVVQNVFKIIAQCRDEKHKEPLAMCAINLSGTTIGDEAFLDFLREQFVTYSIPPEMICFEITETSAISNLGSAIRFINELKGLGCHFSLDDFCAGMSSFAYLKHLPVDFLKIDGSFVKDMLDDPINRAMVEVINHIGHVMGKRTIAEFVETPQIEQALLEIGVDYAQGYVIERPQLFTCDSLQSRPARPQPLLFKAPGTFR
- a CDS encoding ABC transporter ATP-binding protein; this translates as MHDLPDDTPVVKRVDRLSWAEIRRLALHHKKSLWIANGVAVLATLCSVPIPLLLPLLVDEVLLGHGDAALKVMNHALPAVWQKAAGYIGLMLLVTLALRCAALLFNVVQARLFAGLAKDIVYRIRIRLIERLKRISLGEYESLGSGTVTTHLVTDLDTLDKFVGETLSRFLVAMLTLVGTAGILMWMHWKLALLILLFNPLVIYATVQLGKRVKHLKKLENDSTSRFTQALTETLDAIQEVRAGNRQGFFLGRLGLRAKEVRDYAVNSQWKTDASNRASGLLFQFGIDIFRAAAMLTVLFSDLSIGQMLAVFSYLWFMIGPVEQLLNLQYAYYAAGGALSRINELLSRADEPQYPKGVDPFNGRETVGIEVQGLSFGYGDELVLNQMNLSIAPGEKVAIVGASGGGKSTLVQLLLGLYTPLAGTIRFGGSTQQEIGLETVRENVAVVLQHPALFNDTVRANLTMGRERSDEACWQALEIAQLHATIRELPNGLDSIVGRSGVRLSGGQRQRLAIARMVLAEPKVVILDEATSALDAATEYNLHQAMARFLSNRTTLIIAHRLSAVKQADRVLVFDGGQIAEDGDHQQLIADGGLYAKLYGHLQQH
- a CDS encoding DsbA family protein: MSACRLLYVMDPMCSWCWGFAPVANALVEQAAAAGVDVHLVVGGLRTGSGSALEPTTRRYILEHWQAVNEATGQPFKREGALPDGFVYDTEPACRALVTARGLAPDCAWKLLGLIQSAFYAEGRDVTHASVLVELAERAGLPRIEFAAAFDRADTHAATNADFTWVQDLGIAGFPTLLAERDGQLALLTNGYQPFSVLSPLLSRWLERAACA
- a CDS encoding rhodanese-related sulfurtransferase, which encodes MTQQIVVAALYKFVTLEDYVDLREPLLQAMVDNGIKGTLLIAEEGINGTVSGSREGIDGLMAWLKNDPRMDDIDHKESYCDEQPFYRTKVKLKKEIVTLGVDGVDPNKKVGTYVDPQDWNALISDPEVLLIDTRNDYEVSIGTFEGAIDPKTTSFREFPDYIKANFDPTVHKKVAMFCTGGIRCEKASSYMLSEGFDEVYHLKGGILKYLEEVPQEETKWQGDCFVFDNRVTVRHDLSEGDYDQCHACRTPVSVEDRASEHYVAGISCPHCWDKLSEKTRRSAIDRQKQIELAKARNMPHPIGYNYKQASSEA
- a CDS encoding BolA family protein; translation: MTMQQRIESTLGLLQPQHLQVLDESHMHSRGLQTHYKAVVVSEQFEGLNRVKRHQKVYGTLGELMGEFHALALHTYTPQEWAQIEAAPASPTCAGGSKH
- a CDS encoding DUF2059 domain-containing protein, translated to MTRLRAICTAVALVCASGQVFADTASHNASAEAFLTLAHADKLGTPVYMQVQQMFAQRFQQTKAPESKKAVLETYQAKANAALDQAIGWNKLKPDMVKLYTTNFTESELKDLVAFYQSPLGKKVLEKMPQLTQQSAQMTQAKLESAVPVVNKLLADMTAELDPKGAAAAAKKKP
- a CDS encoding class II fumarate hydratase; translated protein: MSRIETDSLGQVEVPDEAYWGAQTQRSLINFAIGSERMPLAVLHGLALIKKAAARVNDRNGDLPADIARLIEQAADEVLDGQHDDQFPLVVWQTGSGTQSNMNVNEVIAGRANELAGNPRGGKSPVHPNDHVNRSQSSNDCFPTAMHIATVQAVQHHLLPAISELSGGLAELSARHMKLVKTGRTHMMDATPITFGQEVSAFIAQLDYAERAIRSALPAVCELAQGGTAVGTGLNSPHGFGEAIAAELAALSGLPFITAPNKFAALAGHEPLTTLSGALKTLVVTLMKIANDLRLLGSGPRAGFAEVKLPANEPGSSIMPGKVNPTQCEALSMLACQVLGNDVAIGFAASQGHLQLNVFKPVIIHNLLQSIRLLADGCSNFQQHCIAGLEPDAGKMAEHLEQGLMLVTALNPHIGYDKSAEIAKKAYAEGLTLREAALELGYLTDEEFDAWVRPENMLEAGAKG